One genomic region from Streptomyces sp. NBC_00457 encodes:
- a CDS encoding vWA domain-containing protein has product MSPSKNRALLVGVSTYEDKKPPTGVPGDLPAVDHNLTMLRRALLRGGVFDEDSITVCRSPSQDEFNEALHSAAAETDGLLLLYFAGHGATPSSGVPLFLQMRNARVIRGGHTVFHGAVKYDDVQTVLLSSPAERIVVVLDCCYAGNAGVAWEREHEYRDKRRVLLLMSVQANHRIDAGDPATPTPFTAKLVQLLEEPGEWSFRWLSGRMREVMAGQKTMRGEPWVPQSRAEPGEDVLLSARTESGAVPPPRTEPAPLSSRPSRLLKHLRHLRHRAALGTLVLTLTAFAFGTYGLVALVGSSPACAPPLELRVLTDPDLKPMVTSAANTYLTSEENTDGDGCRVSGITVYSARSADVVTALREESEPWQEPRAEETNPQRDIGPQADIWIPGSPAAAQRAEHERDTNPKAWLEVERQPLAYSPVVLAVPTTLPVADQRTGRKLSELIADLRGRADQAEVRRSDPEFADSALFATIGLYDGADRALDVEKQLDQPGPPSDTAAQLLCELPRDDAVDDRTAVLVPEFLLKSGVGCDSQRRSARTAEYPRNVPGLEPTFVRVRWQDGDLDRAARDAAVADFRSWLTDGQGRDAFARAGFREPTGDRLLLDGSGPAPGVLPDPSPLTEAAGRNETETALQAYRAAHGPGRVLFLLDSSGSMASLWDGPSGGPGLLKQSLGGLGGQDEYGVRTVADTPEGDRYETLLPLTTHDREDAVHRIDQAAVRSGADSDPHAALLGALDDMADQGADDRPQLIVYITDSGDHDRMTGGKLDEVLTRAESAGVPVAMVSLRGGACGAGKPDARIAAASGGRCLDADDDIGKGLSAEVERTGLGEDQ; this is encoded by the coding sequence GTGAGCCCCAGCAAGAACCGGGCGCTGCTGGTCGGAGTGTCCACGTACGAGGACAAGAAGCCGCCGACCGGGGTGCCCGGGGACCTTCCAGCCGTCGACCACAATCTGACGATGCTCAGACGGGCGCTGCTGCGGGGCGGTGTGTTCGACGAGGACTCGATCACCGTCTGCCGGTCGCCCTCGCAGGACGAGTTCAACGAGGCGCTGCACTCCGCCGCCGCGGAGACCGACGGGCTGCTCCTGCTGTACTTCGCCGGGCACGGCGCGACGCCCAGCTCCGGCGTCCCGCTGTTCCTGCAGATGCGCAACGCGCGCGTGATCAGGGGCGGACACACCGTCTTCCACGGCGCGGTGAAGTACGACGACGTGCAGACCGTGCTGCTCAGCAGCCCGGCCGAGCGGATCGTGGTCGTCCTCGACTGCTGCTACGCCGGCAACGCGGGCGTCGCCTGGGAGCGGGAGCACGAGTACCGCGACAAGCGGCGGGTGCTGCTGCTGATGAGCGTGCAGGCCAACCACCGCATCGACGCGGGCGACCCCGCCACACCGACGCCGTTCACGGCCAAGCTCGTCCAACTCCTCGAGGAACCGGGCGAATGGTCGTTCCGCTGGCTCTCCGGCCGGATGCGTGAGGTGATGGCCGGGCAGAAGACGATGCGCGGTGAGCCATGGGTGCCGCAGAGCCGGGCCGAGCCCGGGGAGGACGTACTGCTGTCCGCGCGGACGGAGAGCGGTGCCGTGCCGCCGCCGCGGACCGAACCGGCCCCCCTGTCGTCCAGACCTTCGCGCCTCCTGAAGCACCTGCGCCACCTGCGCCACCGCGCCGCCCTCGGCACCCTCGTCCTCACCCTCACCGCCTTCGCCTTCGGCACCTACGGCCTGGTGGCCCTCGTCGGCTCCTCCCCCGCCTGCGCGCCGCCCCTCGAACTGCGCGTCCTGACCGACCCCGACCTGAAGCCGATGGTCACCTCGGCGGCGAACACCTATCTGACGTCGGAGGAGAACACGGACGGGGACGGATGCCGGGTCAGTGGGATCACCGTGTACAGCGCCCGTTCCGCCGACGTGGTGACCGCGCTGCGCGAGGAGTCCGAGCCCTGGCAGGAACCCCGGGCGGAGGAGACCAACCCGCAGCGGGACATCGGGCCGCAGGCCGACATCTGGATCCCGGGTTCGCCCGCCGCCGCCCAACGGGCCGAACACGAGCGGGACACCAATCCCAAGGCCTGGCTGGAGGTGGAGCGGCAGCCCCTCGCGTACTCCCCGGTCGTCCTCGCCGTACCGACCACCCTTCCCGTCGCCGACCAGCGCACCGGCCGCAAGCTCAGCGAGCTGATCGCCGATCTGCGTGGCCGCGCGGACCAGGCCGAAGTGCGCCGCAGCGACCCGGAGTTCGCCGACTCGGCGCTGTTCGCCACGATCGGCCTGTACGACGGGGCCGACCGTGCGCTCGACGTGGAGAAACAGCTCGACCAGCCGGGGCCGCCGTCCGACACGGCCGCGCAGTTGCTGTGCGAACTGCCCCGCGACGACGCGGTGGACGACCGCACGGCCGTCCTCGTCCCCGAATTCCTGCTGAAGTCCGGGGTCGGCTGCGACAGCCAGCGGCGCAGCGCGCGGACCGCCGAGTATCCGAGGAACGTGCCCGGGCTTGAGCCCACGTTCGTGCGGGTGCGCTGGCAGGACGGCGACCTGGACCGGGCCGCGCGGGACGCGGCCGTGGCGGACTTCCGCTCCTGGCTCACCGACGGGCAGGGGCGGGACGCGTTCGCGCGCGCCGGTTTCCGCGAGCCCACCGGCGACCGTCTCCTGCTGGACGGGAGCGGGCCCGCACCCGGGGTGCTGCCCGATCCCAGTCCGCTGACGGAGGCCGCCGGACGGAACGAGACGGAGACGGCGTTGCAGGCCTACCGCGCCGCCCACGGTCCCGGCCGGGTCCTCTTCCTGCTCGACAGCTCCGGCTCGATGGCCTCCCTGTGGGACGGGCCCAGCGGCGGCCCCGGTCTGCTGAAGCAGTCCCTCGGCGGGCTCGGCGGCCAGGACGAGTACGGCGTGCGGACGGTGGCGGACACCCCCGAAGGCGACCGGTACGAGACCCTGCTCCCCCTCACCACCCACGACCGCGAGGACGCCGTACACAGGATCGACCAGGCCGCGGTCCGGTCCGGCGCCGACTCCGATCCGCACGCCGCGCTGCTCGGCGCACTCGACGACATGGCGGACCAGGGCGCCGACGACCGCCCCCAGCTGATCGTCTACATCACCGACAGCGGGGACCACGACCGGATGACCGGCGGAAAACTCGACGAGGTGCTGACCCGGGCGGAGTCGGCGGGCGTGCCGGTGGCGATGGTGTCGCTGCGCGGCGGAGCCTGCGGAGCGGGCAAGCCGGACGCCCGGATCGCCGCGGCGAGCGGCGGCCGCTGCCTGGACGCCGACGACGACATCGGCAAGGGCCTGTCCGCCGAGGTCGAACGGACGGGACTCGGGGAGGACCAGTGA
- a CDS encoding SH3 domain-containing protein, whose translation MRTTPALRTLAVALLTGGSLAVSTVGGTAHAGSGGSSGPIWGTVVSATKLDVRQSPTVHSHVVARLAPGSQVRIDCRVVGQSVNGNPYWYRLVGVQAWASAAFVHTNW comes from the coding sequence ATGCGCACCACTCCGGCCCTGCGGACCCTGGCCGTGGCCCTGCTGACCGGCGGAAGTCTCGCCGTCTCGACGGTGGGCGGCACGGCACACGCCGGCAGCGGAGGATCCTCCGGTCCGATCTGGGGCACTGTCGTCTCCGCGACGAAGCTTGACGTGAGGCAGTCGCCGACCGTCCACTCGCACGTCGTCGCACGGCTGGCACCGGGCAGTCAGGTCCGTATCGACTGCCGGGTCGTCGGACAGAGTGTCAACGGAAACCCGTACTGGTACCGGCTCGTCGGCGTCCAGGCATGGGCGAGCGCCGCCTTCGTCCACACCAACTGGTGA
- a CDS encoding PP2C family protein-serine/threonine phosphatase, giving the protein MSGRGLRPVGGRRPLVRLPDAVPRDVLQHHQMLRVRDRSVAWVPPLLVLVGILIVDWNTTRDFRIITWIVLVPSIAAAICGVWGTAAYAVLATVAYPIADGAWPNEYQAGPADFFLVAVGSVLAVLACAVRVRGERRMLHMRDVTETIRRTVLRPLPPGWGGLEHAAVYLTADVEARVGGDFYDIQPGPHGTRVLIGDVQGKGLGAVEAAAALLGTFREAGYHEPDLATVADRLEVRMLRHGGHVTALGRDDGDRFATAVLVGFPEGSAGRFGRGSVVAGRAHAAEPHMSQPRAPLGRVSEPGVVEVVVFAHEPPLLVGTDGVRSLPSGGDTLPLGLSTLAPAQDPPPVQQVTLAPGETLLMTTDGVTEARDTDGVFYPLATEVARAVAADPRTVEPRRLVAFVREGVLRHCGGRLADDTTVFAVRRLRPVEARDG; this is encoded by the coding sequence ATGAGCGGGCGCGGACTGAGGCCGGTGGGCGGTCGGCGCCCGCTCGTACGACTGCCCGACGCCGTGCCCCGGGATGTGCTGCAACACCACCAGATGCTGCGGGTCCGGGACCGGAGCGTCGCCTGGGTGCCGCCGCTGCTGGTGCTCGTCGGCATCCTGATCGTCGACTGGAACACCACCCGGGACTTCCGGATCATCACCTGGATCGTGCTGGTGCCGAGTATCGCCGCCGCGATCTGCGGGGTGTGGGGCACGGCCGCCTACGCGGTGCTCGCGACCGTCGCCTATCCCATCGCGGACGGCGCCTGGCCGAACGAGTACCAGGCCGGACCTGCCGACTTCTTCCTCGTCGCCGTCGGCAGTGTGCTGGCCGTGCTGGCCTGTGCGGTCAGGGTGCGCGGCGAGCGCCGCATGCTGCACATGCGGGACGTCACCGAGACCATCCGCCGTACGGTGCTGCGTCCGCTGCCGCCCGGCTGGGGCGGCCTGGAGCACGCGGCGGTGTATCTGACCGCCGATGTCGAGGCCCGCGTCGGCGGCGACTTCTACGACATCCAGCCCGGCCCGCACGGCACGCGCGTCCTGATCGGCGATGTGCAGGGCAAGGGCCTGGGCGCGGTCGAGGCGGCGGCCGCGCTGCTGGGCACGTTCCGCGAGGCCGGCTACCACGAACCGGATCTGGCGACGGTCGCCGACCGCCTCGAGGTGCGGATGCTGCGGCACGGCGGGCATGTCACGGCGCTCGGCCGCGACGACGGGGACCGCTTCGCCACGGCGGTGCTTGTGGGGTTCCCCGAGGGGAGCGCCGGGCGGTTCGGCCGCGGGTCCGTCGTGGCTGGTCGCGCCCACGCGGCGGAGCCGCATATGTCACAGCCCCGCGCCCCTTTGGGGCGCGTTTCGGAGCCCGGCGTTGTCGAGGTCGTTGTTTTTGCTCACGAGCCGCCGCTCCTCGTCGGCACCGACGGCGTACGGTCCCTGCCGTCCGGCGGCGACACCCTCCCCCTCGGCCTGAGCACCCTCGCCCCCGCCCAGGACCCGCCGCCCGTCCAGCAGGTGACCCTCGCGCCCGGCGAGACGCTGCTGATGACCACGGACGGCGTCACCGAGGCCCGGGACACCGACGGCGTCTTCTACCCGCTCGCCACGGAGGTCGCCCGCGCCGTCGCCGCCGACCCGCGCACCGTCGAACCCCGCCGCCTCGTCGCCTTCGTACGGGAGGGTGTGCTGCGGCACTGCGGGGGACGGCTGGCCGACGACACGACGGTGTTCGCCGTACGGCGGCTCAGGCCCGTGGAGGCGCGGGACGGTTGA
- a CDS encoding aminotransferase-like domain-containing protein translates to MDDYRRLADRIADDITAGRLGPGERLPPQRLFARRRGIAGSTAGRVYGELVRRGLVVGEVGRGTFVRATPVMSYGRQLVEAATAAPVNLELNYPSAQGQSELLAPALAPLLRPDVLTEALRPAAATGTAPAREAAVGLLATPGWRPAPAQLLFTGNARQAIAAALASLVRPGGRVGVEPLTYPLVKEIAGRLGVTLVPLAADERGPLPQSIAAAHRTARLSALYLQPTLHNPTSVTVDEARRRELAGVVGDLGIPVVEDRIWSFLSDAEPFAVHAPELTHVVDGLSKRVAPGLTVGFLVVPRDRVEAVAAAIRSGGWSAGRFALEAAVRWCGDGTVARLVEGKREDAARRQRLVARHLDGFGIRSDPRAYYAWWELPAPWRADTFTAAAAEHGIAVTPGPAFAVDPARTPDAVRLGLASVPEPDLERALRTLADVVRGGM, encoded by the coding sequence GTGGACGACTACCGGCGTCTCGCCGACCGCATCGCCGACGACATCACCGCCGGCCGGCTCGGCCCCGGCGAACGGCTGCCTCCGCAGCGCCTGTTCGCGCGCCGCCGCGGGATCGCCGGGTCCACGGCCGGGCGGGTGTACGGCGAACTCGTACGCCGGGGCCTGGTCGTGGGGGAGGTCGGCCGGGGTACGTTCGTCCGGGCGACGCCTGTCATGTCGTACGGCCGTCAGCTCGTGGAAGCGGCGACTGCCGCGCCCGTGAATCTGGAGCTCAACTACCCCTCCGCGCAGGGCCAGTCGGAGCTGCTCGCCCCCGCTCTCGCCCCGCTCCTGCGCCCCGATGTTCTGACGGAGGCCCTGCGTCCGGCGGCGGCCACCGGTACGGCTCCGGCACGGGAGGCGGCGGTCGGCCTGCTCGCCACCCCGGGTTGGCGGCCTGCCCCTGCCCAACTGCTCTTCACGGGCAACGCCCGTCAGGCCATCGCCGCCGCTCTTGCCTCCCTGGTCCGGCCCGGTGGTCGGGTCGGTGTCGAGCCGTTGACGTATCCGCTGGTCAAGGAGATCGCGGGGCGGCTCGGCGTCACCTTGGTGCCGCTCGCCGCCGACGAACGCGGCCCGCTCCCCCAGTCGATCGCCGCCGCCCATCGCACGGCCCGCCTGTCCGCGCTCTATCTGCAGCCGACGCTGCACAATCCGACGTCGGTGACGGTGGATGAGGCGCGGAGGCGCGAACTCGCGGGTGTCGTGGGTGACTTGGGGATTCCTGTCGTGGAGGACCGCATCTGGTCCTTCCTCAGTGATGCCGAGCCGTTCGCCGTGCACGCCCCCGAGCTGACCCACGTCGTCGACGGGCTGTCCAAGCGCGTCGCGCCCGGGCTCACCGTGGGTTTTCTCGTCGTACCGCGGGATCGGGTGGAGGCTGTGGCCGCCGCGATCCGGTCCGGGGGGTGGAGTGCGGGGCGGTTCGCGCTGGAGGCGGCCGTGCGGTGGTGCGGGGACGGGACGGTGGCGCGGCTGGTCGAGGGGAAGCGGGAGGATGCCGCGCGTCGGCAGCGGCTCGTCGCCCGGCACCTCGACGGGTTCGGCATACGGTCCGATCCTCGCGCCTATTACGCCTGGTGGGAGTTGCCCGCGCCCTGGCGTGCGGACACGTTCACGGCCGCGGCGGCCGAGCACGGGATCGCGGTGACACCCGGGCCCGCGTTCGCCGTGGACCCGGCGCGGACGCCGGACGCGGTCAGGCTCGGGCTCGCGTCCGTTCCTGAGCCGGATCTGGAGCGGGCGTTGCGGACGCTCGCCGACGTCGTACGAGGTGGCATGTGA